A window of the Mesorhizobium opportunistum WSM2075 genome harbors these coding sequences:
- a CDS encoding ABC transporter substrate-binding protein, translating into MNRIAIFAATLTLAAGLSAPVMAATSVTIGISGWTGFAPLTLAKQAGLFEKHGLDVTLKKVPQASRPLAIASGDLQCAATTVETWLVWNASGVTTKQIFQLDKSYGADGIVVRNDIKTVADLKGKNVASSAPGTSPYFMLAWVLNKNGMSTKDVTVVNLEPDAAAQAFLAGQNDAAVTYEPFISAVRDKADQGHILATTLDYPMVLDTVGCTPEFLKANPDAAKALADSYFEALDLIKKDPQRSYEIMGADVKQSAKEFEDSAKYLKWADKAENKQFFTKEFQDFSKTAGDLLLQMGLIKEAPDVGTLADTSAVAN; encoded by the coding sequence ATGAACAGAATCGCCATTTTCGCCGCAACATTGACACTTGCCGCCGGCCTGTCCGCGCCGGTGATGGCCGCCACGTCGGTCACCATCGGCATCAGCGGCTGGACCGGCTTCGCGCCGCTGACGCTTGCCAAGCAGGCAGGCCTCTTCGAGAAACACGGCCTCGACGTGACCTTGAAGAAGGTGCCGCAGGCCAGCCGTCCGCTCGCCATCGCCAGCGGCGACCTGCAATGCGCCGCCACCACGGTCGAGACCTGGCTGGTGTGGAACGCCAGCGGGGTGACCACCAAGCAGATCTTCCAGCTCGACAAATCCTACGGCGCCGACGGCATCGTCGTGCGCAACGACATCAAGACCGTCGCCGATCTCAAGGGCAAGAATGTCGCGTCCTCGGCGCCGGGCACGTCACCCTATTTCATGCTCGCCTGGGTCCTGAACAAGAACGGCATGTCGACCAAGGATGTCACCGTCGTCAACCTTGAGCCGGACGCGGCGGCGCAAGCCTTCCTTGCCGGCCAGAACGATGCCGCGGTCACCTATGAGCCGTTCATCTCGGCGGTGCGCGACAAGGCCGACCAAGGCCATATCCTGGCGACCACGCTCGACTATCCGATGGTCCTCGACACGGTCGGCTGCACGCCGGAATTCCTCAAGGCCAACCCGGATGCCGCCAAGGCGCTCGCCGACAGCTATTTCGAGGCGCTCGACCTGATCAAGAAGGATCCGCAGAGATCCTACGAGATCATGGGCGCCGATGTGAAACAGTCTGCCAAGGAATTCGAGGATTCGGCGAAGTACCTGAAATGGGCCGACAAGGCCGAAAACAAGCAGTTCTTCACCAAGGAATTCCAGGATTTTTCCAAGACCGCCGGCGATCTGCTGCTGCAGATGGGGCTGATCAAGGAAGCGCCCGACGTCGGGACGTTGGCCGACACCAGCGCGGTGGCGAACTGA
- a CDS encoding ABC transporter permease, with the protein MRPLHPVAPGLRTVLGISFFVLFVAFWAWITLGGHVNRIFLADPLSMLRDGWRLLVEDRFWLDILITIWRVFGGFVLASVVAVPIGIAMGAWKPVEAFLEPFVSFARYLPASAFIPLLILWAGIGELEKLLVIFVGSVFQIILIIAVKVGSTRRDLVEAAYTLGSTNNGIVKRVIMPANAPEIAETLRLVLGWAWTYVIVAELIGSSSGIGYMIINSQSRLATGQIIFGIIVIGLIGLLSDFAFKAFNRWLFPWSLA; encoded by the coding sequence ATGCGCCCCCTGCATCCGGTCGCGCCGGGCCTCCGAACCGTGCTCGGCATTTCCTTCTTCGTGCTGTTTGTGGCGTTCTGGGCGTGGATCACACTTGGCGGGCACGTCAACCGCATCTTCCTCGCCGACCCGCTGTCAATGCTGCGAGACGGCTGGCGGCTGCTGGTCGAGGACCGTTTCTGGCTCGACATATTGATCACCATCTGGCGGGTCTTCGGCGGTTTTGTGCTGGCGTCGGTCGTTGCCGTGCCGATCGGCATCGCGATGGGCGCCTGGAAGCCGGTGGAGGCGTTTCTCGAACCTTTCGTCTCCTTCGCCCGCTATCTGCCGGCATCCGCCTTCATTCCGCTGCTCATCCTGTGGGCCGGCATCGGTGAACTGGAAAAACTGCTCGTCATCTTCGTCGGCTCGGTGTTCCAGATCATCCTGATCATTGCCGTCAAGGTGGGGTCGACGCGGCGCGACCTGGTCGAAGCCGCCTATACGCTGGGCTCGACCAACAACGGCATCGTCAAACGGGTGATCATGCCGGCCAATGCGCCAGAAATCGCCGAGACGCTGCGGCTGGTGCTCGGCTGGGCCTGGACCTATGTCATCGTCGCCGAGCTGATCGGCTCGTCGTCGGGCATCGGCTATATGATCATCAACAGCCAGTCGCGGCTGGCGACCGGGCAGATCATCTTCGGCATCATCGTCATCGGGCTGATCGGGCTGTTGTCCGATTTTGCCTTCAAGGCGTTCAACCGCTGGCTCTTTCCGTGGAGCCTGGCGTGA